In Macadamia integrifolia cultivar HAES 741 chromosome 5, SCU_Mint_v3, whole genome shotgun sequence, a single window of DNA contains:
- the LOC122077820 gene encoding glycosyltransferase family 92 protein RCOM_0530710-like: MYQQMDSEHQRRKRKHFPRSHLLSSSLSCHYPVSVYPVLLLFCCFVFLLDGFSTTGSSPFGPVLIISSLPLLSSSASDASNSILDSANYDDGGPLPFIVEDRVLFPDHVLLVVSKRTTMMTSGLSLLHRNTALNCVYHPLPSINTNKSNELGNESPRSISLSLLSADEFDSYRSIVRCPSPPANHSTWVLLERSGIREHHRSREELEDNALVGIGSNRSIHSWEAPLVYGASLDGDTAVVFVKGLNLRPDRASDPTQFVCHFGWGNWQRHPQFALTTQAITAAQEVIRCSLPISIRNNPTRANGIRVTIGAASLGTSGRVRRTTPLYIPLPSVAKIIDSTTTTAEAQEESKGKEEKKYELCVCTMVWNQASSLREWITYHAWLGVERWFIYDNNSNDDIKQVIDELDQENYKVSRHVWPWLKTQEAGFSHCTIRAKAECNWVGFMDVDEFFYLPVPSTNSLGYPGRDSLKSLVSNFSSTTIGEIRTACHSFGPSGLRTPPSQGVTLGYTCRLQSPERHKSIIRPNALDDTLLNVVHHFRLKTGYTSLNLPQSTAIINHYKYQVWEAFKAKFFRRVATYVADWQENQNEGSKDRAPGLGTEAIEPPNWHLQFCEVWDTGLRDFVMANLADPANGVLPWRSSLQ; the protein is encoded by the coding sequence ATGTACCAGCAAATGGATTCTGAGCACCAACGCCGCAAGCGAAAGCACTTCCCAAGATCTCATCTTTTGTCCTCCTCACTCTCCTGCCACTATCCTGTCTCCGTCTATCCcgtcctcctcctcttctgctGTTTCGTCTTCCTCCTCGATGGCTTCTCCACCACCGGCTCATCTCCCTTCGGCCCTGTTCTGATTATCTCTAGCTTGCCTCTACTGTCGTCTTCAGCATCGGACGCGAGCAATTCCATCTTAGATTCTGCCAATTATGATGATGGGGggccattgccattcattgttGAGGATCGGGTCTTGTTCCCTGACCATGTTTTGCTGGTAGTGTCTAAGAGGACGACAATGATGACCAGCGGTCTTTCTCTGTTGCATCGGAACACGGCGTTGAATTGTGTCTACCATCCTCTGCCCTCCATTAACACCAACAAATCGAATGAGTTAGGTAACGAGAGCCCCCGCAGCATCTCACTTTCCCTTCTATCTGCGGACGAATTCGATAGTTACAGGTCAATTGTCCGATGTCCCTCACCTCCGGCTAATCACTCCACCTGGGTTCTTCTAGAGAGGAGTGGAATTAGAGAACACCACCGCAGCagagaagaattagaagataATGCGTTGGTAGGAATTGGAAGTAATCGTTCAATTCATTCGTGGGAGGCGCCGTTGGTTTACGGTGCATCTCTGGATGGAGACACGGCTGTGGTGTTCGTTAAAGGATTGAATCTTCGCCCTGACAGAGCTTCCGATCCAACGCAATTCGTCTGCCACTTCGGTTGGGGAAATTGGCAGAGACATCCCCAGTTCGCTCTCACCACACAGGCCATTACTGCTGCACAGGAAGTAATCCGGTGCTCTCTCCCTATTAGCATTCGAAACAATCCCACTAGAGCTAATGGAATCCGAGTCACCATTGGTGCAGCTTCACTGGGAACATCAGGCCGAGTGAGGAGGACTACTCCCCTTTATATTCCCCTTCCTTCCGTCGCTAAGATCATCgattccaccaccaccactgctgAAGCTCAAGAGGAGAGCAAAGgtaaggaagagaagaagtatgAGCTATGTGTGTGCACTATGGTTTGGAACCAAGCCTCCTCCCTGCGCGAATGGATCACCTACCATGCCTGGCTAGGAGTTGAGCGCTGGTTCATCTATGACAACAACAGCAATGACGACATCAAGCAAGTGATCGACGAACTCGATCAAGAGAACTACAAAGTTAGCAGACACGTCTGGCCTTGGCTGAAGACCCAGGAAGCTGGTTTCTCCCACTGCACCATTAGGGCAAAGGCCGAATGCAATTGGGTAGGATTCATGGATGTTGATGAGTTCTTCTACTTACCTGTTCCCTCTACCAATAGCTTGGGATACCCAGGTCGAGATTCCCTCAAATCCCTTGTTTCAAATTTCTCCTCAACAACCATTGGTGAGATCAGGACAGCATGCCACAGCTTTGGACCGTCAGGGCTAAGAACGCCTCCTTCTCAGGGAGTGACGTTGGGGTATACCTGCCGGCTTCAGAGCCCTGAGAGGCACAAATCCATTATACGCCCCAATGCTCTCGATGACACACTACTCAATGTGGTTCACCATTTCCGGCTAAAGACAGGATACACTTCCCTAAACCTGCCTCAGAGTACAGCCATCATAAACCACTACAAGTACCAAGTATGGGAAGCATTCAAGGCCAAGTTCTTTCGAAGGGTTGCCACTTACGTCGCCGATTGGCAAGAGAACCAGAATGAGGGATCAAAGGACAGGGCTCCTGGGCTTGGGACTGAGGCCATCGAACCACCCAATTGGCACCTTCAGTTCTGCGAGGTATGGGACACAGGGCTTAGGGACTTCGTCATGGCCAACCTGGCTGATCCTGCAAATGGGGTATTGCCCTGGAGGAGCTCTCTTCAGTGA